A portion of the Longimicrobiales bacterium genome contains these proteins:
- a CDS encoding DUF4256 domain-containing protein — translation MTSKKVSAKQREELFALLKARFEKNRKRHSGIDWADVQARLEKKADKLWSLHEMERTGGEPDVIGQDRKTGELTFVDCSAESPQGRRSVCYDAEALEARKKHKPEDSAVNMANAMGIELLTEEAYRKLQELGEFDTKTSSWVKTPSDIRKLGGALFCDRRYDTVFVYHNGAESYYAARGFRGALRV, via the coding sequence ATGACTTCGAAGAAGGTGTCAGCGAAACAGCGGGAGGAATTGTTCGCGCTGCTGAAGGCGCGCTTCGAGAAGAACAGGAAGCGGCACAGCGGCATCGATTGGGCCGATGTCCAGGCGAGGCTGGAGAAGAAGGCGGACAAGCTGTGGTCGCTCCACGAGATGGAACGCACAGGTGGTGAGCCGGATGTGATCGGTCAGGACAGGAAGACCGGCGAGCTCACGTTCGTCGACTGTTCGGCGGAAAGTCCGCAGGGTCGCAGGAGCGTGTGCTACGACGCCGAAGCGCTTGAAGCGAGAAAGAAGCACAAGCCGGAAGACAGCGCGGTGAACATGGCGAATGCGATGGGGATCGAGCTGCTGACGGAGGAGGCCTATCGAAAGCTCCAGGAGCTGGGAGAGTTCGACACGAAAACATCGAGCTGGGTGAAGACGCCTTCCGATATCCGCAAGCTCGGCGGAGCACTGTTCTGCGATCGTCGCTATGACACCGTGTTCGTCTATCACAACGGCGCCGAGTCCTACTATGCGGCGCGTGGATTCCGAGGTGCGCTGAGGGTATGA
- the sigJ gene encoding RNA polymerase sigma factor SigJ encodes MASPERLAEEFEEHRPHLRAVAYRLLASMSEAEDAVQEAWIRLVRTDTADVANLGGWLTTVVARICLDMLRARTSRREDPMDVRLPDPIVTSAPDPAADVVLADSVGLALLVVLETLEPAERLAFVLHDVFGVRFDEIAAILERSPVAVRKLASRARQRVRSGAPHAEPDLKQQRRVADAFLDAAKRGDFEGLLALLDPDIVLRADGGALESASRLVRGAHAVMEQAERFSRGLTSDVVLVNGRIGFLSRRADGRPFSVVALTIADGRITRMDILADPDRIARLDLSAVRGIHTHSRPH; translated from the coding sequence ATGGCTTCGCCCGAGCGGCTGGCTGAGGAATTCGAGGAGCATCGCCCGCATCTGCGCGCGGTGGCGTACCGGCTTCTGGCCTCCATGAGTGAGGCAGAGGACGCTGTCCAGGAGGCCTGGATCCGGCTCGTGCGGACGGACACCGCAGACGTCGCGAACCTCGGGGGCTGGCTGACGACCGTCGTGGCGCGGATCTGCCTCGACATGCTCCGCGCACGCACATCGCGGCGGGAGGATCCCATGGATGTGCGGCTGCCCGACCCGATCGTGACCAGCGCGCCGGACCCGGCCGCCGACGTCGTGCTCGCCGATTCCGTCGGCCTCGCCCTGCTCGTCGTACTCGAGACTCTCGAGCCGGCGGAACGACTGGCGTTCGTGCTGCACGACGTGTTCGGCGTCCGCTTCGACGAGATTGCGGCGATCCTCGAGCGTTCTCCGGTCGCGGTCCGGAAGCTGGCGAGTCGCGCGCGGCAACGTGTGCGCAGCGGTGCGCCGCACGCGGAACCGGATCTGAAGCAGCAGCGGCGAGTCGCGGACGCGTTCCTGGATGCGGCGAAGAGGGGCGACTTCGAGGGGCTGCTCGCGCTGCTGGACCCCGACATCGTGCTCCGGGCCGATGGTGGGGCGCTCGAGAGCGCATCCCGGCTGGTGCGAGGCGCACACGCCGTTATGGAGCAGGCGGAAAGGTTCTCGCGCGGACTCACCAGCGACGTGGTGCTGGTGAACGGCCGGATCGGGTTCCTCTCCCGTCGCGCGGATGGCCGGCCGTTCTCGGTGGTCGCGTTGACGATTGCCGACGGCAGGATCACCCGGATGGACATTCTGGCCGACCCGGACCGTATCGCCCGGCTCGATCTGTCGGCGGTGCGGGGCATACACACCCACTCACGTCCTCACTGA